A genome region from Eschrichtius robustus isolate mEscRob2 chromosome 4, mEscRob2.pri, whole genome shotgun sequence includes the following:
- the PPM1K gene encoding protein phosphatase Mn(2+)-dependent 1K gives MSTAALLTLVRSGGNQVRRRALLSARLLQDDRWVTPTCHSSTSETRCSRFDPDGSGRPATWDNFGIWDNRIDEPILLPPSIKYGKPIPKVSLANVGCASQIGKRKENEDRFGFAQLTDEVLYFAVYDGHGGPAAADFCHTHMEKCILDLLPKEENLETVLTLAFLEIDKAFARHAHLSADATLLTSGTTATVALLRDGIELVVASVGDSRAILCRKGKPMKLTIDHTPERKDEKERIKKCGGFVAWNSLGQPHVNGRLAMTRSLGDLDLKTSGVIAEPETKRIKLHHADDSFLVLTTDGINFMVNSQEICDFVNQCHDPNEAAHAVTEQAIQYGTEDNTTAVVVPFGAWGKYKTSEINFSFSRSFASSGRWA, from the exons ATGTCAACAGCTGCCTTACTTACTTTGGTTAGAAGTGGTGGGAACCAGGTGCGGAGGAGAGCGCTGCTCAGCGCCCGCCTGCTGCAGGACGACAGGTGGGTGacgcccacgtgccacagctccACTTCGGAGACCAGGTGCTCTCGGTTTGACCCTGATGGTAGCGGACGACCAGCCACGTGGGATAATTTTGGCATCTGGGACAACCGCATCGATGAGCCGATTCTGCTGCCGCCCAGCATTAAGTACGGCAAGCCGATTCCCAAAGTCAGCTTGGCGAACGTGGGCTGCGCCTCGCAGATTGGCAAACGAAAAGAGAACGAAGACCGCTTTGGCTTTGCTCAGCTGACAGACGAAGTCCTGTACTTTGCAGTGTATGATGGCCATGGCGGACCTGCGGCGGCCGATTTCTGTCACACCCACATGGAGAAATGCATCCT GGATTTGCTTCCTAAGGAGGAGAACTTGGAAACTGTGTTGACCTTGGCTTTTCTAGAAATAGATAAAGCCTTTGCAAGGCACGCCCACCTGTCTGCTGATG CGACCCTTCTGACCTCTGGGACTACTGCAACAGTAGCCCTTTTGCGAGATGGTATTGAACTGGTTGTAGCCAGTGTTGGGGATAGCCGAGCTATTTTGTGCAGAAAAGGAAAACCCATGAAGCTGACAATCGACCAcactccagaaagaaaagatgaaaaagaaag GATTAAGAAATGCGGCGGTTTTGTAGCTTGGAATAGTTTGGGACAGCCTCACGTGAACGGCAGGCTCGCGATGACCAGGAGTCTTGGAGATCTGGATCTTAAAACCAGCGGTGTGATAGCAGAACCGGAAACAAAGAGGATTAAG CTACATCATGCTGATGACAGCTTCCTGGTCCTCACTACAGATGGAATTAACTTCATGGTAAACAGTCAAGAGATTTGTGACTTCGTCAATCAATGCCATGATCCCAATGAAGCAGCCCATGCAGTTACTGAACAG gcaatacagtatggtactgaagATAACACTACTGCAGTAGTAGTGCCTTTTGGTGCTTGGGGAAAATACAAGACCTCTGAAATCAACTTCTCATTCAGCAGAAGCTTTGCCTCCAGTGGACGATGGGCCTGA